One Sciurus carolinensis chromosome 10, mSciCar1.2, whole genome shotgun sequence genomic window carries:
- the Fgb gene encoding fibrinogen beta chain has translation MNHKSSSSKCIEVKSQFDYDDETVTDVRGHRPVDRRREEAPSLRPAPPPISGGGYRARPAKAVASQKKVERRAPDAGGCLHVDPDLGVLCPTGCQLQDTLLNQERPIKNSIAELSNNVESVSQTSSTTYQYTTLLKDMWKKRQAQAKDNENVINEYSSALENQQLYIDETVNDNIPTKLRVLRSILENLRSKIQKLESDVSAQMEYCQAPCTVSCNIPVVSGKECEEIIRKGGETSEMYLIKPEKSSKPYRVYCDMTTENGGWTVIQNRQDGSVDFGRKWDPYKKGFGNIATNADGKKYCGLPGEYWLGNDKINELTEMGATELLIEMEDWKGDKVKAHYGLFTVQNEANKYRISVGNYKGTAGNALMDGASQLVGENRTMTIHNGMFFSTYDRDNDGWTTDDPRKQCSKEDGGGWWYNRCHAANPNGRYYWGGQYSWDMAKHGTDDGVVWMNWKGSWYSMRKISMKIRPFFPQQ, from the exons ACTGTAACGGATGTTCGTGGTCATCGACCTGTTGACCGGAGGAGGGAAGAAGCTCCCAGCCTGAGACCAGCCCCACCTCCCATCAGTGGAGGTGGCTATCGGGCCCGTCCAGCCAAAGCAGTTGCCAGTcagaaaaaagtggaaagaagagCCCCGGATGCTGGAGGCTGTCTTCATGTCGACCCAGACCTG GGGGTGTTATGTCCTACAGGATGTCAGTTGCAAGATACTCTGCTAAACCAGGAAAGACCCATCAAAAACAGCATTGCAGAGTTAAGCAACAATGTGGAGTCTGTTTCCCAGACCTCCTCTACCACATATCAGTATACAACTCTGCTAAAAGACATGTGGAAAAAGAGGCAGGCACAAGCAAAAG ATAATGAAAATGTCATTAATGAGTACTCCTCAGCACTGGAAAACCAGCAATTATATATAGATGAGACCGTGAATGATAACATCCCAACTAAACTTCGTGTGCTCCGCTCAATCCTGGAAAACCTGAgaagcaaaatacaaaaattagaatCTGATGTCTCAGCTCAGATGGAATACTGCCAAGCCCCGTGCACCGTCAGCTGCAATATCCCTGTGGTGTCTGGCAAAG AATGCGAAGAGATCATCAGGAAAGGAGGTGAAACATCTGAAATGTATCTCATTAAGCCTGAGAAGTCCAGCAAACCATATAGAGTGTACTGTGACATGACAACAGAAAATGGAG GGTGGACAGTAATTCAGAACCGTCAAGATGGTAGCGTTGATTTCGGCAGAAAATGGGATCCTTATAAAAAAGGATTTGGAAATATTGCAACAAATGCTGATGGAAAAAAATACTGTGGCCTACCAG GCGAGTATTGGCTTGGAAATGACAAGATCAACGAACTTACGGAGATGGGAGCCACAGAACTTTTGATTGAAATGGAGGACTGGAAAGGAGATAAGGTGAAGGCACATTATGGACTCTTCACAGTACAGAATGAGGCCAACAAATACAGAATCTCAGTGGGTAACTACAAAGGAACAGCTGGCAATGCTCTCATGGATGGAGCTTCTCAACTGGTGGGAGAGAACAGAACCATGACCATCCACAATGGCATGTTCTTCAGCACTTATGACAGAGACAATGATGGCTG GACAACTGATGATCCAAGAAAACAGTGTTCTAAAGAAGATGGTGGTGGATGGTGGTATAACAGATGTCACGCAGCCAATCCAAATGGCAGATACTACTGGGGTGGACAGTACAGCTGGGACATGGCCAAACATGGCACAGATGATGGTGTAGTATGGATGAATTGGAAGGGATCATGGTATTCAATGAGGAAGATATCTATGAAGATCAGGCCCTTCTTCCCACAACAATAG